The Triticum aestivum cultivar Chinese Spring chromosome 5A, IWGSC CS RefSeq v2.1, whole genome shotgun sequence genomic sequence ATCAATTCAAAGTCACAAATAGAAAAGGGGTAAGCACCAGCTAGACCATTCACCAATTGTAGTAACTGCTTCATCTTGAAGGTGACACAACTTCAACTACATAGCAAGCAAGCAACCAGAAGCAAAAATCTGAAGCAACAGCAAAGCTAAAAGTCAAACAGCACTCACCGACGGCAGCTGGAGCTCTGCGAGGCCCCCGCCAGCGCCATCGGAGACCACCAGCTCGAACGGGCCTACTATGTCCATGTCCCTGACGCCGGTGCCGAACGCCAGGGCGCCGTCGCCGGCGACGAAGTCGACCCCGTCGGGCCAGACCACCTCCTCCACCGCGGGGGCGTCGGGGCGGCTCCAGTTGACGGCCCCGTCAGAGGCCCGTGCCAGCGCGACCGCGGCGCCCCCGCACCGGCGCGGAACTCGTACCGCTGAACGGCGCCGACGAGCGCGCCCTTGGTGTTGAGCGGCCAGACCCGGACCTCCGTGACGGGGTCCCAGCCGTACTTGTTGGCGACGGTGTCGACAACGTCGCATCGAAGAAGGTGGCATCAGGGGTGGGCGTAGGCGTGGGAGGAGGCGTTGGAGATGGCCGCGAGCGGGGACAGCGAGGCGGCactggcgggggcgggggcggggggagGGAAGAGCAGCGCGAGGAGCAAGAGGAGGATTGGGCAGGCCTACGAGCGCGGAGCTGCGGTCTCCCTGCACCAGGCGGCCAAGGTCTTGAGGAAGAGGAAGCAGAGGTCAACGGAGGACAGTCTGATCCCTCGGAGGCCCGGAccagcgccgccgcctgagctcggcATCCTCGTCCTCATGGTGGGTTGGGGATGACGGCCTGGAGTGGGGATTGGGGCAGGCGGAGACCGGGGTTTGCGTTCGTCCGTTCGGGTCATGTGAAggagcgaatcatttttttttacTTACTTAAATCTGGAGCGCGCGTTAATTGCCCAAAACATTAGGGTGTTTAATGCAAAAACGAcatgacggtgaacccggagacccaatccgtgctttattattagggatatatatatatatatatatatatatatatatatatatatatatatatatattattaggGAGAGATGTGAAGTCGATTTTCATTCAGTATTTTGATGATGTGTTatgttcttcctctagtggtgtcgtatgaatgtcgactacatgacacattaccatgcttgggcctaggggaaggcattgtgagattagtaagtagatgatgggttgcaagagtgatagaaacttaaaccctagtttatgcactactcctcaaggggccgatttggatccatatgtttcatgctatagttagatatatcttaattcttcttttgtagttgtggatgcttgcgagaggagaTAATGATAAGTGagttgtttgttcaagtaagaatagcaccctaTCACATGTCCACCCACATAACAACTTATCAAAGTAGTGATGAGTCAACAaatttgttgggaaacgtagcatgtaatttcaaaaaaattcttacgatcacgcaagatctatctaggagatgcatagcaacgagagggggagagtttgtccacgtaccctcatagaccggaagcggaagcgttaggttaacgggtcgatgtagccgaacgtcttcggatccaaccaatcaagtaccgaacgtatagcacctccgagttcagcacacgttcagctcgatgacgtccctcgaactcttgatccagcaaagtgtcgagggagagtttcatcagcacgacggcgtggtgacggtgatgatgatatgatccacgcaggacttcgcctaagcactacgacaatatgactgaaggagtaaactgtggaggggggcaccgcacacggctaagaaacaactgttgttttggggtgctcccctgcccccgtatataaaggaggagagagaggaggccagccAACGGGCGTGCCATAGGGGGGaccgactaggactcctagtccaagttggccccctttcctttctttaggagggggaaaggggaaggagaggagagggggaaagaaaggggggggggcttacccttgtccaattcgaacagCCCATGGGGGGTGGCGCCTCCCcttgtgggcttccctctctctcccctatggcccatattggcccattactttcccgggAGGGTTACAGTAACcttccggtactccgaacaattttcggtcaccaaaacacataactcataatacaaattgtcatcaacgttaagcgtgcagaccctacgggttcgagaactatgtagacatgatcgagacacatctccggtcaataaccaacaacggaacctggatgctcatattggttcctacatattctacgaagatctttatcgatcaaaccgcaatgacaacatacgtcattccctttgtcatcggtatgttacttgcccgagattctatcgtcggtatcttcatacctatttcaatctcgttatcgacaagtctctttacgtgttccgtaatgcatcatcccgcaactaactcattagttacattgcttgcaaggcttatcgtgatgtgcattaccgagagggcccagagatacccctccaatactcggagtgacaaatcctaatctcgatctatgccaacccaacgaacacctttggagacacctgcagagcatctttataatcacccagttacgttgtgacgtttgatagcacacaaggtgttcctccggtattcgggagttgcataatctcatagtcaaaggaatatgtctaagtcatgaagaaagcaatagcaataaaacgtatcgaccattatgctaagctaacggatgggtcttgtccatcacatcattctcctaatgatgtgatcccgttcatcaaatgacaacacatgtctatggtcaggaaacttaaccatatttgattaacgagctagtcaagtagaggcacactagggacactctattttgtctatgtattcacacatgtatcaagtttccggttaatacaattctagcatgaataataaacatttattatgatataaagaaatataaataacaactttattattgcctctagggcatatttccttcagtctcccacttgcactagagtcaataatctagattacattgtaatgattctaacacccatggagtcttggtgttgatcatgttttgctcgtggaagaggcttagtcaatgggtctacaacattcagatctgtatgtattttgcaaatctctatgtctccctccttgacttgatcgcggatggaggtgaagcgtctcttgatgtgtttggttctcttgtgaaatctggattccttcgctaaggcaattgctccagtattgtcacaaaagattttcattggacccgatgcactaggtattgcacctagatcggatatgaactccttcatttgctgcttccgaagcagctatgtactccgcttcacacgtagatctcgccacgacgctctgcttggaactgcaccaaatgacagctccaccattcaatataaatacgtatctggtttgtgacttagagtcatccggatcagtgtcaaagctagcattgacgtaaccatttacgacaagctctttgtcacatccataaatgagaaacatatccttagtccgttttaggcatttcaggatgttcttgactgctgtccagtcatccactcttggattactttggtacctccctgctaaacttatagcaaggcacacatcaggtctggtacacaacattgcatacatgatagaacctatggctgaggcatagggaatgactttcattttctctcttctTCTGCAGTAGTCAGGCATTGAATCTGagtcaacttcataccttgtaacacaggtaagaaccctttctttgactgacccattttgaacttcttcaaaactttatcaaggtatgtgctttgtgaaagtccaattaagcgtcttgatctatctctatagatcttgatgcccaatatataagcagcttcaccgagatctttcattgaaaaattctaattcaagtatccttttacgctatccagaaattctatattatttccaatcaacaatatgtcatccacatataatattagaaatgctacaaagctcccactcactttcttgtaaatacacgcttctccaaaagtctgtataaaaccatatgctttgatcacactatcaaagtgtatattccaacttcgagaggcttgcactagttcATAAATaggtcgctggagcttgcacactttgttagcacctttaggatcgaaaaaaccttctggttgcatcatatacaactcttctttaagaaatccattaaggaatgcagttttgacgtccatttgccaaatttcataatcgtaaaatgcggcaattgctaacatgattcggacagacttaagcattgctacggttgagaaggtctcattgtagtcaactccttgaatttgtcgaaaacctttcgcaacaagtcgagctttgtagatagtaacattaccatcaacgtcactcttcttcttgaagatccatttattctctatggcttgccgatcacgtgatccatatcaactaaagttaaattaatcatattactaaagaactcccacttagttagacatccctcgagtcatctaaatgatcacgtgatccatatcaactaaaccatgtccgaccatcacgtgatatggagtagttttcaatggtgaacatctctatgttgatcatatctactatatgattcacgtttgacctttcggtctcagtgttccgaggccatgtctatacacgctaggctcgtcaagtttaacccgagtattatgcacgtgcaaaactcacccgttgtatgtgaacgtagagcttatcacacccgatcatcacgtggtgtctcggcacgatgaactgtcgcaacggtgcatactcagggagaacacttataccttgaaatttagtgagggatcatcttataatgctaccgccgtactaagcaaaataagatgcataaaagataaacatcacatgcaatcaaaatatgtgacataatatggccatcaacatcttgtgcctttaatctccatctccgaagcactgtcatgatctccatcgtcaccggcttgacaccttgatctccatcgtagcgtcgttgttgtctcgccaactattgcttctacgactattgctaacgcataatgataaagtaaagcaattacatggtgattgcatttcatacaataaagcgacaaccataaggctcccgccagttgctgataacttctacaaaacatgatcatctcatacaataccgtgtatcacatcatgtcttgaccatatcacatcacagcatgccctgcaaaaacaagttagatgtcctctactttgttattgcaagttttacgtggctgctatgggcttctagcaagaaccgttcttacctacgcatcaaaaccacaacgatttttcatcaagtgtgatgtttcaaccttcaacaaggaccggccgcagtcaaattcgattcaactaaagttggagaaacagacacccgccaaccacctttatgcaaaacaagttgcgtgtctgtcggtggaaccggtctcatgaacgtggtcatgtaaggttggtccaggccgcttcatccaacaataccgctaaatcaaaataagacgttggtggtaagaagtatgactatgatcgcccacaactctttgtgttctactcgtgcatatcatctacgcatagaccgggctctgatgccactattggggaatgtagcatgcaatttcaaaaaaaaaatcctacaatcacaaaagatctatctaggaaatgcatagcaacgagagggggagagtgtgtccatgtaccctcgtagaccaaaagcggaagcgttaggttaacgcggttgatgtagtcgaacgtcttcgcgatccaaccgatcaagtaccgaacgtacgacacctccgagttcagcacaccttcagctcgatgacgtccctcgaactcttgatccagcaaagtgtcaagggagagtttcgtcagcacgatggcgtggttacggtgatgtgatccgcgcagggcttcgcctaagcactacgataatatgaccggaggagtaaactgtggaaggggcaccgcacatggctaagaaacaactgttgtgttttggggtgctcccctgcccccgtatataaaggaggagtgggaggaggctGGCCAAGGGGCACGCCATAGGGGggaaccgactaggactcctagtccaagtcgcCCCCCTTCNNNNNNNNNNNNNNNNNNNNNNNNNNNNNNNNNNNNNNNNNNNNNNNNNNNNNNNNNNNNNNNNNNNNNNNNNNNNNNNNNNNNNNNNNNNNNNNNNNNNNNNNNNNNNNNNNNNNNNNNNNNNNNNNNNNNNNNNNNNNNNNNNNNNNNNNNNNNNNNNNNNNNNNNNNNNNNNNNNNNNNNNNNNNNNNNNNNNNNNNNNNNNNNNNNNNNNNNNNNNNNNNNNNNNNNNNNNNNNNNNNNNNNNNNNNNNNNNNNNNNNNNNNNNNNNNNNNNNNNNNNNNNNNNNNNNNNNNNNNNNNNNNNNNNNNNNNNNNNNNNNNNNNNNNNNNNNNNNNNNNNNNNNNNNNNNNNNNNCTTGTCCAATTCAGAcaacccatggggggcgcccccccttgtgggcttccctctctctcccctatggcccatgttggtcCATTACTTCCGGGGGGGGggctccggtaacctcccggtactccgaaaaatacccaaaccactctgaaaccattccgatgtccgaataccatcgtccaatatatcaatatttacctctcgaccattttgggactccccatcatgtctgtgatctcatccaggactccgaacaattttcggtcaccaaaacacataactcataatacaaatcatcatcaaacgttaagcgtgcggaccctacatgttcgagaactatgtagatatgatcgagacacatctccggtcaataaccaacaacggaacctggatgctcatattggttcctacatattctacgaagatctttatcggtaaaatcgcaatgacaacatacgtcgttccctttgtcatcggtatgttacttgcccgagattcgatcagcggtatcttcatacctagttcaatatcgttaccggcaagtctctttactcgttccgtaatgcatcatcccataaataactcattagtcacattgcttgcaaggcttatcatgatgtgcattaccgagagggcctagagatacctctccgatacctgaaatgataaatcctaatctcgatctatgccaacccaacaaacaccttcggagacacctgtagagcatctttataatcacccagttacattgtgaagtttgatagcacacaaagtgttcatctggtattcgggagttCTACTTTAACAAATCCTAAtctgctgctactactgctactgctgctactgctactactgctactattgtaggatcgaaagtatgtctagaggggggggggtgattagactacttgaccaaataaaatctagcctttcccaattttagttctaggcaaattttagcaacttagcacaagtcaagcaatcaacctacacatgcaattctaagagtatagcagtggaaagtaaaacaattgcatatgaaggtaaagggaggagtttggagtgtgcaaacgcaattggagacacggagatttttggcatggttccgataggtggtgctatcgtacatccacattgatggagacttcaacccacgaagggtaatggttgcgtgattccacgaagggctccacccacgaagggtccacgaagaagcaaccttgtctatcccaccatggccgtcacccacgaaggacttgccccaCTCGGGTaggtcttcacgaagtaggcgatctccttgcccttacaaactccttggttcaactccacaatcttcacggaggctcccaagtgacacctagccaatctaggagacaccactctccaagaggtaatagatggtgtgttgatgatgaactccttgctattgtgcttcaaatgatagtctccccaacactcaactctctctcacaggatttggatttggtggaaagatgatttgagtggaaagcaacttggggaaggctagagatcaagatttatgtggttggaatggaatatcttgacctcaacacaagtgtaggtggttctctctcagaaaatgtatgttggaagtgtaggcatgttctgatggctctctccattaatcaagagtgggtggaggggtataaatagcctccacacaaaatctaaccgttacacacaaatcaccaaactcggtgggaccaaatcatgaaactcggtcagaccgatttagttcaaaaatgtgaacgttaggatttttggtgggaccgatataatcgactcggtgggaccgatgtgctagggttagggtaaagcctcatctcggtttgaacgattacacaaactcggtgagaccgattttggtaatggactaacagagagttggtcaggcaaacttggtgggactgattcgctcatctcggttggaccgaaacattacgaaagggaaacagagagtttgcattgcaatctcggtgggaccgatcgctcatcttggtttgaccgaaacattacgaagggaaacagagagattacaatcccatctcggtgagaccgagatccctatcaatgagacagaaaagactagggtttttggcagtggctatgtcaactgaactcgatggcgccgaatAGAAGGAtttggtggggccaagtttgacttttggtttgggacatatgtggatgtgagaaagtagttgaggactttggagcatatcactaagcactttgagcaagaaagccattaggcaacacctcatcccctcttaatagtattggcttttcctatggactcaatgtgatcttggatcacttaaaatgaaaagatatagagtcctgagctttgagcttgagccaattctttgtcattagaattttgagggatccacttttctcatccatgccattccaatcattgagctttcctgaaatgtttatctttaagtagcattagctcaatgagttatatgttgttaggaattaccaaaaccacccagggatagttgcactttcaatctccccctttttggtaattgatgacaacatatagatcaaagctttgacaaatgataaataagatcAAAAAagaaacatcgtcgctttgagaagtatgtgataagcaagagctccccctaaatttgtgcattatttaaaatttgcttttgaatgcaaatgcacaatcgattaggatcatgggttactcttccatgtcacatacatcttggtggagcactcaaaatgatagagattaaaagcatgcactcatcaccaagcaagtgaatgatcatataaggatataagagatgatatcatccaacaagcattaagggtagtatatcataaaacacatgatcaacaagtatctcacaaggacataaagtatctcacacaagcacacaataaagaagttcaaccaaaatagcaagagagataaaaagaacaacactctctctcgaagcctatgatctatacatttttcttcccctttggcaacaagttaccaaaaagttcaaaaatgcatagtgctaaacgactctcaggcttgatcttcgggaggtggtgtagagagaactccaaggactaAGGCTTCCGATGAAGTAGTTGAAGTtgatggagtggctgctggaggtggcaccggagctgtggctgctggtgctgacactAAAGCTCTAGCATCTGAGACCAGCACTGCAGCAGACCATGGACCTCGTGGCACACGCTTGAAAGCATCTGTagttgacttgcccttcttctcctccacttcctcctgaagttgttcaactgctgactgaatctcagttactttgacatcaagatcatagaatttctgctcaacgatcctctccaagctctcctggttttgagtcagggtggccaagcccttctcaatcctcaaggtggattggatcagatatccaagctgatcttacttgctcttcaggaaaacctgAGATGtctcctcaacacttggcatctttgcagctttctctgcccttgccttttcTATCTTCTCATGCGCTTGAGccgaagatggttcattttcatacatgacaacagtgttgtcttcaaattcagggtagatgggcaggtgctccttatccaaaagatatttgcctatgcccatctttgagttgacgagctcctgaatttgtggggcatacccacaactcctcttctgatcagttGCTGTCgttttgattgtctccacaattagactcatgactttgaatttttgaggcacatcaaacaaatgtagcaagttgatgtcatgtcctctgatcatcttatgatcacctgacttgggtagcagtgtgtgtcTGAGGATCCAATTTATAGTAggtagaccagacaacaagaagtggacagatccaaacttgtgagtatccaaagcagcatctgggatctctttgtacatgttggccattgtgttgtggtctttcttcttctcagcataaacatccaagtcatcctcattttcttctggggcattgatcaactgagcccattcttcaatagaagattggtaccttgtaccttcggacatccaaatgatctttccatctgggtagaagtgggcagtggagtaaaactgcatgatcagctcattgttccacttggtgagcttctgggccacaaaggtatcaactccacatgccttgaagctgtcatatacacctggatagtgatcttcattctccttgatgtactcccagtcaacccatctcatgtcacacacaatgggcttcttgtcaagcaggattgtctcataaaagtcttgttgttccttggtgtgaaatctgtagtccacaacagtcctcctcctgacagcatatgtaTCAGACTATCTCCATAACCTCAGTCtcgcatccttcctgattttcatgttttctgccatAGGATGTGTATCAttatggtcagggatcttgggcttcagcttcctcaacacaactgagtcatcttcttcttcttcttcttcagcagcttcaggcactggggccttgtttttctcctcagcaggaatgtttatagtgcttctcttgggtttaggcttctgAGTTGGAGCAGTaaccttgggagcagctttgggcttagatggagtagcccctgatctgattgcatgtCCCATGAGCTtttgtgctttgggtgctggtgtagcatcctcttcctcttcatccgaACCTCTCATTATtgatgatctgccaagcactctggcagtggtcttgttgaccctttccttccttttcttcccttctccAACCGCCTCTTCAGTTGtcttggaggtttcagcagtggatgctctggccttaaacataggaactcttcttgctggagcctttgttttcattccTAGATTTGTtgtagcagctgtgccatactccttcttcagcacctttttccttgaagtggcctcatcctcaacagccacataatctccATCCTTTGAatcagaagttttcttcttccttgtcctggtagctacctttggcaagttacttggtgtgctccttcttccctcatcatagctgctagagggatcagaaccctcactcatctgcacatgTTGTTCAGACTTGTTCTagctgtcactttggtcagacatcgtgcaggcaaactgtcagcaaaccctgtgaatagattatagatgaggtagagaagatgagcatcacaaagtacatgagttttgcaaaataattgagtcaaaaagtttagttttagttctctatagAAGTGATCtcagagctaccgaattgacaaactcagTGATAccaaagcaacacttggaacctaaactagtgaactcggtagggccgagtcacagttcggtggcaccgagattgctagggtttcacagaatcttgaactcagtcacaccgatttgcgcgtttcggtcagaccaaagagcgcatgtgcaatggccaaggccgaatcggtgagaccgatttctatagttcggtcggtctgagatgagttctgcggagagctaaccctaaaattttcgaatcaatctagacctaaggaagttttagctggatggaTGAATCTCAAtagtggcaagaaacatggcattgtccttgttcTAGGAATCAGAGTGAAAAAGACAACACAAGGGATCGAACACTTACCCTAATgcggcgagtgttcgctacggcggcaacggcggagcagattgccgttggcggcggtggagaccagcggcgggaggtcgccggcggcgagaagacgatccggagacccgaagaggcagagtagGTTATGCGCGGGCAAAGGGTtgcggaaaaatttccaaaatttggcctgtcggtat encodes the following:
- the LOC123103001 gene encoding uncharacterized protein — its product is MPPSSMRRCRHRRQQVRLGPRHGGPGLAAQHQGRARRRRSAVRVPRRCGGAAVALARASDGAVNWSRPDAPAVEEVVWPDGVDFVAGDGALAFGTGVRDMDIVGPFELVVSDGAGGGLAELQLPSVSCLRRS